One window of Ziziphus jujuba cultivar Dongzao chromosome 5, ASM3175591v1 genomic DNA carries:
- the LOC107420046 gene encoding 3beta-hydroxysteroid-dehydrogenase/decarboxylase, translating to MAEGEKWCVVTGGRGFAARHLVEMLIKYDMFSVRIADLGPTIDLEPAEEDGVLGKALRSGRAQYVSADLRQKDQVLKACQGAEVVFHMAAPNSSINNYQLHRSVNVDGTKNVIDACIELKVKRLIYTSSASVIFDGVHGIVNGDESVPYPEKYNDYYSATKAEGEALVIKSNGVNGLLTCCLRPSGIFGPGDRLLVPSVVTSARAGKSKFIIGDGNNMYDFTYVENVAHAHVCAERALASESKVAEKAAGQAYFITNMEPIKFWEFMSLILGGLGYERPRIKIPAFVMMPIAHVVEWTYKLFGPYGMKVPQLTPSRIRLLSCCRTFNCSKANDQLGYTPILPLQEGIKRTIESFSHLRAELQPKRQGPSKASMYLGSGRVADTLLWKDKKQTFIALLVLVAIYYNFIAPGFTIITALSKLLLATIIFLFIHAILPGKILGFTVEKLSWSHFHLSEEMSQRVAMSVASSWNTAVHILKSLAKGNDWILFIKVAFSLLIVSFIGAVSLQSIFVVGLPIAFLAFYVYEKKEEAIDAMLVETVSRGCKLKSDIVGKFCKSNKIE from the exons ATGGCCGAGGGTGAGAAATGGTGCGTGGTGACTGGAGGACGAGGCTTTGCAGCTCGGCATTTGGTGGAGATGCTCATCAAGTACGACATGTTCTCCGTAAGAATCGCCGACTTGGGTCCCACCATTGATCTCGAACCTGCAGAGGAAGACGGAGTCCTCGGCAAAGCTCTCCGCTCTGGCCGTGCCCAGTATGTGTCCGCCGATCTCCGCCAAAAAGACCAAGTTCTTAAAG CATGCCAAGGGGCTGAGGTGGTATTTCACATGGCCGCTCCGAATTCATCCATTAACAATTATCAGCTGCATCGTTCAGTCAATGTGGATG GAACGAAGAACGTTATTGATGCTTGCATTGAACTAAAAGTAAAGAGACTTATATATACCAGCTCTGCTAGTGTGATCTTTGATGGGGTTCATGGAATTGTCAATGGGGATGAGTCTGTGCCTTACCCAGAAAAG TACAATGATTATTACTCAGCAACAAAAGCTGAAGGAGAGGCATTAGTAATCAAGTCAAATGGTGTTAATGGGCTTTTAACTTGCTGCTTACGCCCTAGCGGCATATTTGGACCTGGTGATAGGTTACTGGTTCCATCTGTAGTTACTAGTGCCAGGGCTGGGAAATCAAAG TTCATTATTGGTGATGGCAATAACATGTATGATTTCACTTATGTTGAAAATGTGGCGCATGCCCATGTATGTGCCGAACGGGCTCTTGCATCGGAAAGCAAGGTAGCTGAAAAAGCTGCAGGACAG GCGTATTTTATTACAAATATGGAGCCtatcaaattttgggagtttatGTCGCTTATTCTGGGCGGTCTTGGCTATGAAAG GCCTAGAATAAAGATTCCTGCCTTTGTTATGATGCCAATTGCTCATGTGGTTGAGTGGACATATAAGCTGTTTGGCCCATATGGGATGAAGGTTCCTCAATTGACACCTTCTAGAATTAGACTTCTGTCTTGCTGTAGaacttttaattgttcaaaagcaAACGATCAACTTGGCTACACACCTATCCTACCACTCCAG GAAGGTATTAAGAGGACGATTGAGTCATTTTCACACTTGAGGGCTGAACTTCAACCTAAAAGACAAGGACCTTCTAAAGCTTCCATGTATCTTGGAAGTGGAAGGG TTGCTGACACATTGCTCTGGAAGGATAAAAAACAGACATTCATTGCATTGCTAGTTCTGGTTGCCATCTACTACAACTTCATTGCACCTGGATTTACCATCATTACTGCACTTTCTAAGCTTCTCTTGGCGACAATAATATTCTTGTTCATCCATGCCATCTTACCAGGAAAGAT ATTAGGATTCACAGTTGAAAAACTTTCCTGGTCACATTTCCACTTATCAGAAGAGATGTCCCAAAGAGTTGCCATGTCGGTAGCTTCATCTTGGAATACTGCtgttcatattttaaaatctctTGCCAAGGGAAATGACTGGATACTTTTCATCAAG GTTGCTTTCTCTCTGTTGATTGTTAGCTTCATTGGAGCTGTTTCACTTCAGAGCATATTCGTCGTAG